Proteins from a genomic interval of Phyllopteryx taeniolatus isolate TA_2022b chromosome 3, UOR_Ptae_1.2, whole genome shotgun sequence:
- the LOC133475397 gene encoding apoptosis-inducing factor 3 isoform X2, giving the protein MGGCFSKPVEVKVELSLLEKEKEADGLSPNGKASPFADCRPNGALGRNSDDDSALLQAYRKSRDYVEASVCHVKDLENGQMREVDLGSGRALLIKDHGEFSAMGHKCPHYGAPLVKGVLSKGRVRCPWHGACFNVATGDIEDFPGLDGLPTFQVRVEKDKVIIRANKQALRSQKRSKAMARCSAVVNCSTGFAHVLIIGSGPAGLVCAETLRQEGFTDRIVVCTMDRHPPYDRPKLSKSLDSTAEQLRLRSLDFLQDHRIELLTEKEVVAIDVKTRSITFEEGLKMEYRKLFIATGNKPKALNYKGTEVRNVFHLRTPEDANSIARLADNKNAVIVGTSFVGMEAAAALTDKAHSVSIVGVESVPFKKALGEKVGKAIMKLFEANRVKFYMLNEVSEMIGHHGQLKEVVLKSGKVLRADVCVIGAGCVPATSFLKQSGVHMDSKGFITVNKMMQTNADGVFAGGDVVTFPFPPRNNKKVNIPHWQMAHVHGRAAALGMLGRVTEMTTVPYFWSAMFGKTIRYAGYGDGFDDVIIQGDLDELRFVAFYTRGEEVVAVASMNYDPIVSRAAEVLGSGKAIKKRDVEKLLVHYVRLQVWNKIRDRPIEQQKEEDFKSQGWTLGQIQLADCAVQKMNMHTSVSEQ; this is encoded by the exons ATGGGAGGATGCTTCTCCAAACCAG TGGAAGTCAAAGTGGAACTCTCGCtcctggaaaaagaaaaagaggcgGATGGCCTTTCGCCTAACGGCAAGGCGAGTCCCTTCGCCGACTGCAGACCGAACGGGGCCCTCGGACGCAACTCGGACGACGACTCCGCCTTGCTCCAAGCTTACCGCAAATCGCGGGACTACGTGGAAGCCTCCGTCTGTCACGTCAAAGATCTGGAAAACGGACA GATGCGAGAGGTTGACTTGGGAAGCGGGAGAGCGTTGTTGATTAAAGACCATGGAGAGTTCTCAGCCATGGGCCACAAATGTCCGCATTACGGCGCACCGCTCGTCAAAG gCGTGCTGTCAAAAGGACGCGTACGCTGTCCGTGGCACGGCGCTTGCTTCAACGTAGCAACGGGCGACATCGAGGACTTCCCCGGCCTGGACGGCCTGCCGACCTTCCAG GTCAGAGTTGAAAAGGACAAGGTCATCATTCGAGCAAACAAGCAG GCGCTTCGGTCGCAGAAACGGTCAAAGGCCATGGCCCGCTGCTCCGCGGTGGTGAACTGCAGCACGGGCTTCGCTCACGTTTTAATTATCGGATCAG gTCCAGCGGGTCTCGTGTGCGCAGAGACGCTGAGGCAAGAGGGCTTCACCGACCGCATCGTCGTGTGCACCATGGACCGACATCCTCCCTACGACAGGCCTAAACTGAGTAAG TCCCTAGACAGCACGGCAGAACAGCTGCGCTTGCGATCCCTGGACTTCCTGCAGGACCACCGCATTGAACTGCTCACAGAAAAAGAG GTTGTGGCGATAGATGTGAAGACGCGTTCCATCACCTTTGAAGAAGGCTTGAAGATGGAATACAGAAAACTCTTTATTGCCACAGGAAACaa ACCCAAAGCTCTGAACTACAAGGGCACGGAGGTCAGGAACGTGTTTCACCTGCGGACGCCCGAGGACGCCAACAGCATCGCGAGGCTGGCCGACAACAAGAACGCTGTGATTGTGGGAACATCTTTTGTTG GTATGGAGGCGGCCGCCGCTCTGACCGACAAGGCCCACTCCGTCTCTATCGTTGGGGTTGAATCCGTCCCGTTTAAAAAAGCCCTCGGGGAGAAAGTAGGGAAAGCCATCAtgaag CTCTTTGAAGCAAACAGGGTGAAGTTCTACATGCTGAACGAGGTGTCCGAGATGATTGGCCATCATGGACAG CTGAAGGAGGTGGTGCTGAAGAGTGGCAAAGTCCTGCGAGCTGATGTCTGCGTCATCGGAGCAG GATGCGTTCCTGCAACGAGCTTCCTGAAACAGAGCGGCGTTCACATGGACTCCAAGGGCTTCATCACTGTCAACAAG ATGATGCAGACAAATGCGGACGGCGTCTTCGCCGGGGGAGATGTGGTGACCTTTCCTTTCCCGCCACGCAACAATAAGAAGGTCAACATTCCTCACTGGCAAATGGCTCACGTACACG GAAGAGCGGCGGCGCTCGGCATGTTGGGCAGAGTCACCGAGATGACAACGGTGCCTTACTTCTGGTCGGCAATGTTTGGGAAGACGATACGCTACGCAG gttatGGAGACGgatttgatgatgtcatcattcAAGGCGATCTCGACGAACTGAGATTTGTGGCGTTTTACACGAG GGGCGAGGAGGTGGTTGCAGTGGCCAGCATGAACTACGATCCCATTGTGTCCCGAGCGGCCGAGGTCTTAGGATCCGGAAAGGCGATTAAGAAGCGAGATGTGGA GAAACTACTCGTACACTATGTACGCCTACAGGTCTGGAACAAAATAAGAGACCGACCAATTGAACAACAGAAAGAAGAGGACTTCAAAAGTCAAGGGTGGACTTTGGGGCAAATACAACTTGCCGATTGTGCCGTGCAGAAAATGAACATGCACACTTCTGTTTCTGAGCAATGA